The DNA segment tttggaagaaaaaaaaaagtgttttttgaggagaaacagaagcagttttggagaagcagaaaaaagtagcttctctccaaaatcacttttgtgaaaagcacttttgagaaaaatacacttagtataagtttttaaaaatttggtcaaacactaattgctacttaaaagtatttttcaaattaattagtcaaatacaaaTTGCTTTTcaccaaaagtgcttttgagttttgagtaaaaacaattttcaaaataagctgaCTTTTGccgcttggccaaacaggctattacttAAATTAGGAGcctaataatattttttgtatatttgttATTGAATGTATTACTCATGTATATGAGTAACAATCTAGAAATTACAGGTTATCGTCTTAAATTCTTAATTACACAACTACTCAATGCAGACCAGTCTGCTTTGACCCTGGTTGATATGTTTATCCGACGCATGTTAGATTAGTAGaggtacatacaaataaaatgcCAACCAAACGTGATATAAGATAATAGTACTGAATTTTATACCGTTTATTTTCAAACCTCAGTAACCAAACAACCCCctaagaaaatataattttctatCTTTAAAAGTAGTGGCTTTATCcaaattatattttattctaattTTGAAGCAGTATTTGGCTTCTTGCCATAATATATTCTGGGAATTGGAGAAGAAATTCATGACAATGCTGTTAAAGACACTGATTATTTATAAAAGGTGGACTCAAATTTCATGACCagaaaaattcaaacaaaattttACATGTACAGTAGGAGGTTTAGCTTTTCATTTGctctaacaaaaaaaataaaaagaggctAGCAGAATCCTCCCTAGTTTATGCTCTTATTtaacaaaaaacaaataaaaatatgatACATGCATACAGTGTTGAAGACAAGTATCTGCACTCTTCTGCAGATGAATCTGCACACCCCCTAATTAGGGACATGACATGGAAAAATTGGGGGCAAAGGCTATATACTACAAATTCACAAGCAGGCTACAAATTTGAAATCTGAACCTAATAGGAGACACCCAAATACACTTTAGTATCTATCAAGTGCAAGAGTTAAATTACAATTGGGCTAAACATCCTATTCACATGCAGCTAGCTAACAAGATGGGGGTTGAAGTTGCTTCAACCGTCTTACTACTTGTTTCATTGTAGGTCTAGTTGAAAGAGAGTCAACTGTGCAGACCACAGCCAAATGTAGTACCTCAACCAAATCATCATGTGGACCTGAATCCCATAGACCAGCAGTAAAGAACTCCTTTGCACGGCCCTGGCGTAAAAGCATGCACGCCCAAGCAACAATATTGAATCCATTTCcataagaagagaaagagggaTCAAGTGCTTTCTTGTCTGATATTAACTCAAGCAACACAACCCCATAACTGTAGACATCAGCCTTATCCGAGACACGACAAGTCATGGCATATTCAGGAGCAACATACCCGAAAGTTCCAGCCACACCAGTAGTGGCATGGGTCTCTGAAGTTCCCAGTAATCTAGCCAAACCAAAATCAGATAAATATGCAGTATAGTCTTCATCCAATAGGATGTTGCTTGGCTTTACATCACGATGAAGCACACGCGGTACACACTGATCATGCAGGTAAGCAAGTGCACGGGCAATGTCCAAAGCAATCTTGTGAAGTACCCTCCAATCCACAGCCCTCGTTGACCTGTCCTgaataaacttttccaaattaCCGCCTGGCAAATAGTTATAGATTAGAAACATTTCCGTTTCACTATTATGATATCCAATCAGAGTTACGAGGTTTGGATGTCGAAGCCTCCCCAATGTTCTGATTTCTGCATCAAACTGTTGGATCCCTTGAAAACGTCCTACAGCAAGTCGCTTTACTGCCACTAGGAACCCTGGTGCAATCTCAGCTTTGTATGTTGCTCCGAAACCTCCACTGCCTATGCAATTGCTCGCATTGAAGCTCCCTGTGGCCCGCACGACATTCTCAAACGTCAAAGGAACCGCAACTTCTGTAAAAACTGTTACCTCTTTCCTGGTAGATCCTGCAACTCTAGATCTTGGATTCCATTTTCTGGTGTAAAAGAAGAGGACTATCAAAGCAAGAAGAACTGACACAATAGCTGCAGCAGATGTTATGGATGCTATCTCAATTGAGTTGAAACCACCACCATTTCCTCCTTTTTGGGTTGGAGTTGACGGAGGAGACGCAGCAGAATCTTGTGAGTCCCCTATTCTGCCCTGCTGATCTGTAGAAGGTGTTGATAGAGAAAATACATGGCAAGATTGCAGAAAGGGGTTGCCCTGAACACTATTGCATTTCATCAAATCTCTATTAAGAGGTAGTGGCCCAGACAGATTATTGAAAGACACATTAAAGGCTGCCAGTGTGGTCACATTGGCCAAGCCTGAAGGTATTTTCCCTGATAAATTATTATTGTTAAGAAGAAGCGCAGTCAAATTCCTCAAATTCACAAGATTGTTTGGTATTTCACCAGACAATGAATTCGAAGAAAGTTCAAGCTCTTGTAAAGAATGCAATTGCCCAAAACTTGAGGGGATGGAGCCAACCAAATTATTGCCAGCTAAAGAGAGGTAACTGAGATCCTTTATCTGACCAAGACTGCTTGGAATCTGGCCTTGCAAGAGGTTCCAACTTAAATTGAGAGCGACCAAAGAAACCAGACTCCCTATACTCGGAGGAATTGTCCCACCAATCTGGTTTTTGGAGCCATCCAACAGCTTAAGAGGCCCACAAATTGCACCAAGATCCTCTGGAATTTGGCCAGACAATGCATTATTGCTTACATTAACAATCATACCTTTCAATTCATGACATTTCTCGAACAAGTTACCAGGAAAAGGTCCAGTAAACCTGTTACCACCAGCTAGAAATGCATAAACAGTTTGCTTGCCTAACATTTCAGGTGCAATGAGCACAGAAGGCGGTAAATTTCCTGTGAAGTTGTTACCACCGAAATTATGAAATACTGCACGGCCAGCATCATCTCCAAATAACAAAGTGGTGTCTAGTACACTTCTACTGGTGAAGTGCGCTAGATATGCAGATGATGGATCTCTACCGCTGGACGCAACATGAGCACAACTGTAATTGGAAAACCTGGGAAGTGAACCAGAGAGATAATTCTCACTCACATCGAACACAAACATACAAGGAACCGGTAGTTTCTCAACAAGCTGTCCAGTCAACCTATTTGAGCTCAAGTCAAGAAAATGCAGCTTCTGGCAGCTACCCAATTCCTCAGAGATCTCTCCAGTATAAAAATTTTGAGCCAAATTCACAATCTCTAAACTGTCACAAGCACCCCAACTACCAGGAATTTTTCCCGAAAGAGTTGACCTAGGAGCCCAAATCATCCTCAAACTAGGAAGCCCGGTTATCTGTGATGGGATTGTGCCTTCAAAGAAGTTGTACTCATCAGTAGTGAATGCCAATTTTGCAGAAGCATCAATTACTGAATTAGACACATTTGGAAGAGGATCCCACAAATTTGACAGCACGAGAATGGATAATTTCGAGCAGTTTCCTAGCTCAGACGGTATTGGTCCACTCAGGCTGTTCCTGGACACGTCAAGAACCTTGAGCTCAGTTAGTCGACCAAGTTCAGCTGGAATACCATCTTCCAACAAATTTGAATACAAGACAAGTGACTGTAACCCTCTGCAGTTCCCTAAACTTTTAGGAATACCCTCACTTAAAAAATTACCCGCCATCTCTAGATTCTCAAGCTTCTCACACGACCGTCCAATCTCACCAGGAATAGACCCGCTAAGCTGATTAAACGACAGGTACACTCCTCTCAAATCTCCAAATCCACCAATGAGTGCTGGAATGGAACCGTTTACTCTATTTCCAGCAAGATTCAGGATTTGCAGAGCAGCACAATTTGACAAGGAATCCGGAATGCCACCCACAATCTCATTAAAACCCAAGTTCAGAACCCTCAATTTCCTCAACCCCTTAAACTTAAATGGCAAAGAGCCTTTTAATTAAATTCCCTTCCAGATCCAAAACTTCAAGATTCTCCATATCCCAAATTCCCAAGGGGATTTCACCACCCAATTCATTAAAAGGCAAAGACAAAACCTTCAGTTCAGTCAATCTTGATATTGCCTTAGGTACTTTACCAACAAGCTTAACACTATTATCAGCACAAAGCCTTCTAATACCAAAGCCATACAAAGGAAATTGAGCAATTTTAGCACAAGACAAAGAACCCAAATTACCTCCACTGATATTCAAAGCCACAACACGTGAATTGGAATCACATGAAACACCAAACCATGAACAGTGATCGTCAGTATTGTTCAAGCTCCAGCTAGAAATCACTCCAGAAGGGTCTAAAAGTGAAGTCTTTAACTCCAAGAGAGCTGATTTATCTGAATCTGAGGAGTCTGCATACACATGAGCTAAGAGAAAAGCGCAAAAGATGAAAAAATACTTCAAGGGTTTGTGAAAATTGTACCATTTGATGACAAAACAACAACGACCCATTACTAAAAACCCAAAAGGGTcctcaaaaatgcaaaaaaaagatTCTTAAATCCTTTTCTTGATTTGAACAAAAAATGGGGGGTTTTAACCAAAAACCCTAGCGCTAACCCTAATTTTTTGGGCTGCTTGCTTTTTTGTGAACaggagaagaaagagagagaaagagagagtcaaGAAGAGGAGAGAGAAAAGACTTAAGatagacagagagagagagagaaaacgcGTTGCTGctgttttttttccaattttctcaattTTCTATGAACTTAGTAGTAGTAGtaactcttttttctttgtttttgtgctTCCTTGTACGTTCATTTCCATTAAATTCTTTGCTCAACTGTTTTCGTTTTTGTTCTTGTCTgaaaatcattttcaaaattttatttttttgatttttggttgATGTGGGGTCAGTTGAAGACAGTGATGGTGGGGTCTGGTCTACATTACACTTTGGTGAAAGAGATGGAGACCATGCCGGTCAATAAATGCATCACCCCGTCAAGGTCTACCTCCCTTGGCCAAGGGTAGTGTTGTAAAAACTTACCAACATCCTAGATGCATGGTATAAATAGTAGGTGCGAATAATTTGGAAGTGTCTTAATTAATCATGGTTAATTATATATTTCTATCTTATTGGCTAGCTTCGGGGGTTTTATGCGATAAGAATATGTCGCCTAGACTTAAGGGCAAATTTTACAGGGTGGTGGTTAGATCGACTATGTTATATGGAGTTGGGTGTTGGGCCGTCAAGAAATCCCATGTCTAGAAGATAAAAGTAACTGAaatgaaatgaggatgttgatatGGATGTGCGGACATACTAGGAAAGACAAGATTAGGAAtaagttattagggacaaggtgggagtggccTATGTGGAAGATAAGTTGCGAGAATCGAGGCTGATATTCAgcttaaagtatgtatatttatatgtatattgccTCGCATTTTACTCATGTTTCATAAATTTCGGATATGTAATGTAATAATTTGTGCTAATTCGTaatatttttatgtgtaggaatcatccgAAGGGGATGTGGGGCAAAGGTGCATGATTTGAAGCAAAAAGAGAACAAATTGAAAAAGTGGCACAGTGTAGCGCCCTGGGTAACatggggcgctacctgtggcgcaGTTTCCAGAAGTGAAAAAtttccagcgccagggctagcgccccatgcTACCCTGGGCACTAGTGACAGAAACTTATCCTATTTCGCCAGGAACTTGGTTATTTCGACCTAAGACGCCCCTAACTCATATAAAAGCAAGTCTAAACTTATTTTGGAGGGGGAGGCGACGCTTTGAGAAAAAAACACAAGCACAGAACACTCGTGAGCACAGAATTTATCAATTATTCCATTCTTCATCTAGTATTCAtagttttatgtttaaaaatgatattttaattattgttatgaACATGAATGTATAAGAACTTCATTATTCTAGGGTTATGGGTTGTTCTTGACTATTGTAATTTGACGGTTGattattttgattgattttatcatattaatttatttattcaatcttgtacttaattattttattgtgTAGCTAACAATAGAGTACTATCTACGAATttatagttgaactcgaaagtgaaaactatagattgcatatagaattgaGTAGAGTAAGTTCTTGAATCTGGGCATCGGAGAATAAATTCGCGATTAGGATTGACATATTCTAGTTGCCTTACTTGATTATTTTTTGCAGGAAATATACATGAATTCTTGTCAAGTTTGATTCTATACACATATAGTCTTAGGTTGTCTTGAATAGGCGAGCGAAGCGTCGAAAGAACTTTGCGAGCATaataaactgtcacgacccaattttccctataggCCGTGATAGCGTTCAACGTCACCGCTAGGCAAGACAacggtgaactagccatgtatttgttctttttaataatttcaaagtatttgattttatttattaagaGAATGATTAATAAAAATTTATAGAAAAGTAAAGCATAAACTAACGAAAGAGTAAATACAGTGAATTTAATACTTAAAACCATAAAGTGTCTACTAGAATATCCCCAAAATCCAGTGTCACAAGTGTCTGAGCAACTACTGTCTGGAATaagatagacagaaaataaatacaaagagAGATTGTGGGTGCTGCAGGACGGACacagagagcagctcaccactatgcctcggggtaACAGGGGTATGCGCCTGAATGACTGTCAtatgcacctacctcagatcctgcacgattagtgcagaagtgtagcatgagtacataaacaacatgtacccagtaagtatctagtctaacctcgaagaagtagtgacgaggggtcgacatcgacacttactataggcCAATAAATAAAGTACATAAATTCTAAATAGGTATGAAATACATCAATAATAATGATGCAATAATGAATAGTAAATAAGTGATTCTTTAGCTAGATGTCAATCAAGATCTCCAATTAACACATACTAACTTCAACAAATACGATCCATCAAGTAAATTATAAGTCTCAAGTCAAGTAagtaatatcaagtataatcggaCTCCGAGCATTATCACGCATAgtttatgctgaggtcgtacgacccgatccagaataatatgtacactatCGAGGGTCGTCCGacgcgaatcatagatgcatctattatactgctgaggcattcggcccgctccacaagaagagagaatactctacgAACTCCGATTTAACGGCTACTACAAGATTAATACACAAGGAGGCACAATTTTTACCAACAGTCAAGTAACccaccaaaactcaaagtaagtgaAGTTTGGTCTttacgaatcctttatcaagtttcagtataatttaagcacttaaattaacaagtataGTACAAATAATATAAGTATTTTATGATAGAGTCCTAAAACTaaccggacataagcatgatttgtagctacatacggactctcgttacttcgtgcgtacgtagaacCCACAATTAGTAGCAAATAACAATTTGAACaactatggggtaaattccctcttataaggttaggcaagagacttacctccttCCCAAGCTCACTTTCTGATCCACAAATTCGCTCTAAAAGCCTCAAGTcgatgccgaacaatccgaaactagtcaaatattatataaattaatcaatatatactcaaaagttcataatttagcttctagagtcataactcaaccaaaattgaaagattcctaaaattcgccctcaggcccacgtgtcCGAATGCCAGAAATATTTggagataaatattacccatagcctcacaaacccaaatatataatttctacccaattccattatCATTTTTgtggtctaatcccatttttatcaaagaCCTAGTTTTTTACACTAAACTTATAATTTCCGCAATTTCTATATTAACATCTACCCATAATGCATgatttaaactcatattgtatagaaattacttacctcaaagtgctaggtgaaaatccctcctcAAAGAGCTCTAAATTCGACCAACAAGtgagagaaatgaagaaaatgagcctAAGTCTCGATTTAAATGCACCCTTCTGCCCCCCAgcgattccgcttctgcggctctacATCTGCGGAAattgcatcgcagatgcggtcctcttcAGTTGGCCTCCTTCCGCTTCTGTGACACCTTCTTCGTATCTGCTGGCTTGCAGATGCGGTCGAGCCCTCGCACCTGCGCCACTGTTGCCTTCAACtccaggccgcttctgcggaccattGACTGCTTATGTGGTCGCGCACATGCGCCCCCACGTCCGCACCTGTGGACTCAGCCCAACCTCACACCTGCGTCTAGACAATCACTTATGAGGTGTTGCACCTGTGGCCAATTCTTCACAGGTGTGATAGTACTAGATCCTTGCTGCTTCAGCAATTCTTCcaagttcaaacatgttccgcaCATCGTCCGAacaacacccgaggcccccgggacctcgtccaaatataccaataagttcataaacataaaacagactcgctcgaaccctaGGAATgcgtaaaataatatcaaaactaagaatctcaccccaaaaccaaatcgaatcaatttatgaacttcaagtttttccaacttactccgaacacgCCGAATCATagttagactactcggaatgacaccaaagtTTTCGTACAAGTCATatatcaccatacagaactattcccaggctcgaaatcctaaacggaccttgataacaccaaatcctactccaaatcaaacttaaagaacttgaaaacctttaatgcgccaactttcaacattaagcgctgaaacgctcctgggtcattTGAAACTCGATCCCAAcacacgtccaagtccaaaatcatcatacgaacctattgggaccatcaaatcctagtttcgaggtcgtttacccaaaatgttgactcaagtcaaacttggccattatgggccactattaaggaactaagtgttctgattttaactcgaacccttccaaaaccgaaccaaccatccccgcaagtcataaaacagtaaagacacatacagggagtcttaattaggggaacgaggatctaaaatataaaatgatcagtcgggtcattacataaacCCTGCTAATCAACAGATTAGATAAGTCAAGTGATTACATCAACTAGAAAAATGCAATAGGAGAGACGTTAATCCCATAACCCTGGAATATCTCCATCTCATTGAATTCTTTCTAAGTGTTTGTTTTTTCTACTTGCGATCTTATTTTCTTGCTTGCTTATTAATTTATAGTAATTTAGTTATAAAAATCACAATCATCTTCTTCACACTCACTTGAGCGTTAAATTTATTAATAGCTTAGATTGGATAATAGTTGATCATAAATACTCGTGGAAATGATACTTTCTTATCAATTTATTACTTGTCAaccgcgtatacttgcatgtgctTTGGGACCCAAAAAGGTTTTGGCGTCATTGTCGGGGATTTAGAAATTAGTTATTTGTCTGAAATAAgctcttatttatttttgttctagTGTTAATCTATTTGACTGTTTCTAACTCTACAGGTGTTCACCTTGAATGCTAAGAAGAAGCAACAGTTTGAACAACCTTCCTCCTCCTAATCGTGAACCCAAAAGACTCTTCCAGAGGTTAAGGTGGGAGGCGGAAGAAAGAGCAAGAATTGTAGAGTTAGGTATTGTAGTCCAACCACAACCAATCGAGATggcagaaaatgaagaaagacCGGTGATTGAGGCCGCAAGGCCTAGTCTCATGAACATGACTCAGGCTATC comes from the Nicotiana tabacum cultivar K326 chromosome 14, ASM71507v2, whole genome shotgun sequence genome and includes:
- the LOC107798081 gene encoding LOW QUALITY PROTEIN: LRR receptor-like serine/threonine-protein kinase RPK2 (The sequence of the model RefSeq protein was modified relative to this genomic sequence to represent the inferred CDS: deleted 1 base in 1 codon), with translation MGRCCFVIKWYNFHKPLKYFFIFCAFLLAHVYADSSDSDKSALLELKTSLLDPSGVISSWSLNNTDDHCSWFGVSCDSNSRVVALNISGGNLGSLSCAKIAQFPLYGFGIRRLCADNSVKLVGKVPKAISRLTELKVLSLPFNELGGEIPLGIWDMENLEVLDLEGNLIKGSLPFKFKGLRKLRVLNLGFNEIVGGIPDSLSNCAALQILNLAGNRVNGSIPALIGGFGDLRGVYLSFNQLSGSIPGEIGRSCEKLENLEMAGNFLSEGIPKSLGNCRGLQSLVLYSNLLEDGIPAELGRLTELKVLDVSRNSLSGPIPSELGNCSKLSILVLSNLWDPLPNVSNSVIDASAKLAFTTDEYNFFEGTIPSQITGLPSLRMIWAPRSTLSGKIPGSWGACDSLEIVNLAQNFYTGEISEELGSCQKLHFLDLSSNRLTGQLVEKLPVPCMFVFDVSENYLSGSLPRFSNYSCAHVASSGRDPSSAYLAHFTSRSVLDTTLLFGDDAGRAVFHNFGGNNFTGNLPPSVLIAPEMLGKQTVYAFLAGGNRFTGPFPGNLFEKCHELKGMIVNVSNNALSGQIPEDLGAICGPLKLLDGSKNQIGGTIPPSIGSLVSLVALNLSWNLLQGQIPSSLGQIKDLSYLSLAGNNLVGSIPSSFGQLHSLQELELSSNSLSGEIPNNLVNLRNLTALLLNNNNLSGKIPSGLANVTTLAAFNVSFNNLSGPLPLNRDLMKCNSVQGNPFLQSCHVFSLSTPSTDQQGRIGDSQDSAASPPSTPTQKGGNGGGFNSIEIASITSAAAIVSVLLALIVLFFYTRKWNPRSRVAGSTRKEVTVFTEVAVPLTFENVVRATGSFNASNCIGSGGFGATYKAEIAPGFLVAVKRLAVGRFQGIQQFDAEIRTLGRLRHPNLVTLIGYHNSETEMFLIYNYLPGGNLEKFIQDRSTRAVDWRVLHKIALDIARALAYLHDQCVPRVLHRDVKPSNILLDEDYTAYLSDFGLARLLGTSETHATTGVAGTFGYVAPEYAMTCRVSDKADVYSYGVVLLELISDKKALDPSFSSYGNGFNIVAWACMLLRQGRAKEFFTAGLWDSGPHDDLVEVLHLAVVCTVDSLSTRPTMKQVVRRLKQLQPPSC